One Rhododendron vialii isolate Sample 1 chromosome 2a, ASM3025357v1 genomic region harbors:
- the LOC131315695 gene encoding uncharacterized protein LOC131315695, translating to MVHDSIGLESREDHLSRTDSGSTLVPNTYNEISLDNICGTILHQSKKDAIAVIDELNKRIEILEKEKKSMENEILELHEEKQKTLQHQMEEIEILKRELEEKDLYISKLCKKNEALEKLYKQYEEQVQHYETHKLTQRYNVETERQVHQVTQKATFDTIKELREERDQLEGELINIKVHEVTQQVRAEKVLQISKKKSPPSKFKRVKERDDRKTNFCENYVCGKLKRKSPQVEFVDVDDLQETSLANQVRKPKKKLKDLKKCNTEMSKLIRGETWLAIEQLWKTGNSSAVIWSSEADILHIEVEDIQNLLFEDAISNRCLDAYVNELMKNHSDVVPKFDLNTPIPKSFIFSSFFLDTIRNKEQNKVKAMLGKVMRKSVGARFLIFPILIQFHWTLLVLDKDEGRWKFYNSLKRKSAKDEHCSATILLRQVVAAYVNIDQREPCRRSITDEVEIQQNCPQQPMGRKVLFIAFYPKKLQILLIHNVSSLS from the exons ATGGTGCATGACAGCATTGGCCTTGAATCACGAGAGGATCATTTGTCACGAACAGATTCTGGTTCAACATTAGTTCCAAATACCTATAATGAGATATCGTTGGATAATATTTGTGGAACAATATTGCACCAATCAAAAAAGGATGCAATTGCAGTTATTGATGAACTGAACAAAAGGATTGAAATCttggagaaggaaaagaagagcatGGAGAATGAAATCTTGGAACTTCatgaagaaaagcaaaaaactcTTCAACATCAAATGGAGGAAATTGAAATTCTGAAGCGGGAACTTGAAGAGAAGGATTTATACATCTCCAAATTATGCAAGAAAAATGAAGCCCTTGAAAAACTCTACAAGCAGTATGAGGAACAAGTTCAACATTATGAAACACATAAGTTAACACAAAGATATAATGTTGAAACGGAAAGACAAGTGCATCAAGTGACACAGAAGGCCACATTTGACACTATAAAGGAACTGCGGGAAGAGAGAGATCAGTTGGAGGGGGAATTGATAAACATTAAAGTTCATGAAGTGACACAACAAGTAAGGGCTGAaaaagtgcttcaaatttcaaagaagAAAAGTCCACCGTCAAAGTTTAAGAGAGTGAAAGAAAGAGATGATAGGAAGACAAATTTCTGCGAGAACTATGTGTGTGGAAAGTTAAAGAGGAAAAGTCCGCAAGTAGAGTTTGTTGATGTAGACGACTTGCAAGAAACTTCTTTGGCAAATCAAGTGCGAAAGCCAAAAAAGAAACTGAAGGACTTGAAGAAGTGCAATACTGAGATGTCAAAACTCATTCGTGGAGAAACTTGGTTGGCAATTGAACAACTTTGGAAGACAGGAAATTCTAG TGCTGTAATATGGAGTTCCGAAGCTGACATACTACACATTGAAGTTGAAGACATACAAAACCTGTTGTTTGAAGATGCAATATCTAACCGG tgtCTAGATGCATATGTAAATGAGCTCATGAAAAACCATTCTGACGTTGTGCCGAAGTTTGACTTGAATACTCCAATACCGAAATCATTCATCTTCAGCAGCTTCTTCCTG GACACGATCCGAAACAAAGAGCAAAACAAAGTGAAGGCAATGCTTGGAAAAGTAATGAGAAAATCTGTAGGGGcaagatttcttatttttccaaTACTCATTCAATTCCATTGGACATTGCTTGTTCTTGATAAAGATGAAGGACGTTGGAAGTTCTACAACTCTCTTAAACGTAAAAGTGCAAAAGATGAACATTGTAGTGCAACAATACTCTTG agACAAGTTGTTGCGGCATATGTCAACATTGACCAAAGAGAACCCTGCAGAAGAAGTATTACTGATGAAGTGGAGATTCAGCAAAACTGCCCCCAACAACCAATGGGAAGGAAAGTATTGTTTATAgctttttatccaaaaaaactccaaatactATTAATTCACAATGTTAGTTCCCTATCTTAA
- the LOC131317297 gene encoding uncharacterized protein LOC131317297, whose amino-acid sequence MYTYVGVEVVDDNGVNIIFNVADGISGYTPTLYTEVLDDNNFRQEVGGSQCNSLPIHRSTQRSHRPHERDPSKQQYLGDDTCFAYDMHDDSTIFEQHNNYVEHDSAFDNNIGDDDEVSQSSEEDVDDGLEAEDHEEHEIPEFETPSSMFTDETWTNIVDPSPQMPNKSHVGWDGHCELFKGQVFFAKEEVQNTVKKYSMQQNNVVKTSASSPTMLVYKCKNPVPCQWQLRARKCKDADEWIISRYAGPHTCVAESVTQDHHNLEARFISEIIAPIVKKDASTKVKVLQAMILDRPEGFQPSYAKTWAAKQIAIARNFGNWDESYAEVESFLAAVKVKNPGKYKGVILVAMSQDAENQIFPIAFAIVEKEDADNWGWFLSCLRHFVTNQTELCLISDRHTGLLSYIKGDSLWRPPHAYHRYFARHIGANYMRRFNKIVGNQVKVMAMEIQKRKFKAQLEKTKKFGDEEKVYKELTEDLVLKKWSFAHDGGRRYGSETTNISESLNGVLKEARHLPIMGTVMMTFYKSVNYFNDRTVEARKKIETGGNWSTFAIKKYKYWRNKASRHQVIEFDRAAQTYEVQTPMN is encoded by the exons ATGTATACATACGTTGGGGTTGAAGTTGTTGACGATAATGGCGTCAATATAATATTCAATGTTGCTGACGGCATATCTGGTTACACCCCCACTCTGTACACGGAAGTTCTTGACGATAATAATTTCAGACAAGAAGTTGGGGGATCACAGTGCAATAGTCTCCCTATCCATCGTTCCACTCAACGGTCTCATAGGCCGCATGAAAGGGATCCTTCTAAACAACAATATTTAGGCGACGACACATGCTTTGCATATGACATGCATGACGATTCCACCATCTTCGAGCAACACAACAACTACGTGGAACACGATAGCGCATTTGACAATAATATTGGAGATGACGATGAGGTCTCACAAAGCTCCGAGGAGGATGTTGATGATGGTTTAGAGGCCGAGGACCACGAAGAACACGAGATTCCTGAGTTTGAGACGCCAAGTTCCATGTTCACCGATGAAACATGGACGAACATCGTGGACCCTAGTCCGCAAATGCCTAATAAGAGTCACGTTGGGTGGGATGGACATTGTGAGCTATTTAAGGGACAG GTTTTCTTTGCAAAGGAGGAGGTTCAGAATACGGTGAAGAAGTATAGCATGCAACAGAATAATGTGGTTAAGACATCAGCATCGTCACCGACTATGTTGGTGTACAAATGCAAGAACCCGGTCCCATGTCAGTGGCAACTAAGAGCAAGAAAGTGTAAGGATGCCGATGAGTGGATAATCAGTCGATACGCAGGACCACACACTTGCGTTGCGGAGAGTGTAACCCAAGATCATCATAATCTTGAAGCACGGTTCATTTCTGAAATTATCGCCCCCATCGTGAAAAAAGATGCAAGCACGAAGGTGAAGGTCCTTCAAGCAATGATTTTAGATAGGCCAGAGGGATTCCAACCATCGTATGCGAAGACTTGGGCTGCGAAGCAAATTGCTATAGCAAGAAATTTTGGGAACTGGGATGAGTCGTATGCAGAAGTCGAAAGTTTCTTAGCCGCGGTGAAAGTTAAAAATCCAG GAAAGTACAAGGGCGTAATCTTGGTTGCTATGAGTCAGGACGCGGAAAATCAAATATTCCCTATTGCATTTGCCATTGTGGAGAAGGAGGATGCTGATAATTGGGGGTGGTTCTTATCCTGCCTTAGACATTTTGTCACCAATCAAACAGAATTGTGTCTAATTTCAGACAGGCATACTGGTCTATTGTCGTACATAAAAGGAGATTCACTTTGGAGACCCCCCCATGCTTATCATCGCTATTTTGCCCGTCACATTGGGGCAAACTATATGAGGAGGTTCAACAAAATTGTGGGCAACCAAGTAAAAGTTATGGCCATGGAAATCCAAAAACGAAAGTTTAAAGCTCAGCTTGAAAAGACTAAAAAGTTCGGCGACGAGGAAAAGGTCTACAAGGAACTAACGGAGGATTTGGTTTTAAAGAAATGGTCATTCGCGCATGATGGAGGAAGGCGTTACGGATCGGAAACAACAAACATCTCAGAGAGCTTGAATGGGGTCCTAAAAGAAGCTAGGCACCTGCCAATAATGGGAACGGTTATGATGACATTCTACAAAAGCGTGAACTATTTCAATGACAGAACCGTAGAagcacgaaaaaaaattgagacggGGGGAAACTGGAGCACGTTTGCCATAAAAAAGTACAAATACTGGAGGAATAAGGCATCAAGACACCAGGTCATTGAGTTTGACCGTGCGGCACAAACTTACGAGGTGCAGACTCCAATGAATTAG
- the LOC131315698 gene encoding serine/threonine-protein phosphatase 7 long form homolog — protein MDGASIDPGPTDGSILVLQKQHHSRAVWEGYGDSKVENATLICRRNDNNLQLLERPSPRIVELIYQAGFGGILEMPFITLDRAFITALIERWRPETHTFHLRSGESTVTLQDVEIITGLAVDGRPVTGDSRFDKDKKKELCERLLGLDPPGEVMSGFKVSLKWLRDNFNGKVEEGDDEVTVLRKARGYILQLIGGIVLPDQSSSHVHLYFLSLLDDLQLAGTYSWGSACLATLYHYLDFGSTVGSKDLGGMFILLQVWGWERFPFLAPARNGKRVIRRDSPLSGRWDDEFHSPNLPTHVVGHYRFSLDVQRPDEVVWQPYTEDLIQSLPRFCSAGRGVWMASVPLIQFSHVEQHQPERVLLQFGGRQTIPPPL, from the exons ATGGATGGCGCTAGTATTGATCCGGGGCCTACTGACGGCTCCATACTTGTGCTACAGAAACAGCACCATTCTCGTGCTGTATGGGAAGGCTAT GGGGATTCTAAAGTTGAAAATGCCACGTTGATATGTCGTCGCAATGATAACAATTTACAACTATTGGAGCGGCCTTCACCCCGCATTGTTGAGTTAATATACCAAGCTGGTTTTGGTGGAATTTTGGAGATGCCGTTTATAACTTTGGACCGTGCTTTCATCACCGCACTCATTGAGCGTTGGCGGCCAGAGACTCACACATTCCATTTGCGTTCAGGCGAGTCCACTGTAACCCTACAGGATGTGGAAATAATTACCGGTCTCGCAGTTGATGGTAGACCGGTTACTGGGGACTCAAGATTTGACaaagataagaaaaaagaattatGCGAACGTCTACTAGGGTTGGATCCACCGGGAGAAGTTATGAGTGGGTTTAAGGTTAGTTTGAAATGGTTGCGTGATAACTTTAACGGAAAGGTCGAGGAGGGAGATGACGAAGTCACGGTATTGAGGAAAGCTCGGGGTTACATTCTACAACTTATAGGTGGCATAGTTTTGCCGGACCAATCTAGTTCCCATGTCCACCTATACTTCTTGTCTTTGCTTGATGACCTTCAACTTGCTGGTACTTACAGTTGGGGGAGCGCTTGCCTAGCCACCCTTTACCATTACCTAGACTTTGGCTCTACTGTTGGATCAAAAGACTTGGGGGGGATGTTCATACTCTTGCAAGTTTGGGGATGGGAGCGCTTTCCTTTCCTTGCCCCCGCACGTAATGGGAAGCGGGTCATTCGTCGTGATTCTCCTCTTAGTGGACG GTGGGACGATGAATTTCACTCACCGAATTTGCCGACCCATGTTGTTGGACATTACCGGTTCTCTTTAGACGTGCAGAGGCCAGACGAG GTGGTGTGGCAGCCGTACACTGAGGACTTGATCCAATCTTTGCCAAGATTTTGTAGTGCTGGAAGAGGTGTTTGGATGGCAAGTGTCCCACTCATTCAGTTCTCTCATGTTGAGCAGCACCAGCCAGAGCGGGTGTTGCTTCAGTTTGGAGGGAGACAAAccatccccccccccctctaA
- the LOC131315694 gene encoding uncharacterized protein LOC131315694 gives MTRFKKRARRDLHSNSKKPAEGSDSQQYDSNLDTPGVIKTPTTQAHVYQLRQRRGTQQGTPVVTQANQPKVVPSVTIKIPEKSRARGATQTQYELRARSEKQLGTNIEEEGLISRSQPVKKRSRNVVEKESTQQRVSLNRSNLQGMIRLIGDTEFSPKHIACFKRTPFWLLIEAIVSKKLVSNHCRKFDEVVVKVIKSYDERTKSFRLGDKKVKLKDNHVKLILGICCGNEEMVETNISKGDTALAKRLCIKEPRLTTTTMKEKIKELKSSNKPEDIEDVVRLFCLFLCCTLLFSTSGTTVNWSFVYYMEDLAKVKQYSWAGAITDYLMKSIHKNHKEVNELHGCSLLLMFWLCEQTKVLQQMNANAVPRLLKWNISELRDVLRDFDQLNQLPADQVSDTKLQETDKEQKIFSDLGSEQECGEIEPLELEVEKVRMSVNGESPQQAKGSTEARVEKGADEGNGQGLDDFNTPSNPSLEVDSPRYKSTMVHDSIGLES, from the exons ATGACCCGGTTCAAAA AGCGGGCAAGGAGAGATCTGCATTCAAACAGTAAAAAACCAGCAGAAGGATCAGATTCACAACAATATGACTCGAACTTAGATACACCCGGTGTGATCAAAACCCCAACAACACAAGCACATGTGTACCAGTTGAGGCAAAGAAGGGGTACGCAGCAAGGCACACCAGTTGTAACTCAAGCAAACCAGCCCAAGGTAGTTCCATCTGTTACCATCAAAATCCCAGAAAAGTCTAGAGCAAGAGGAGCAACACAAACTCAGTATGAACTTAGAGCAAGATCAGAAAAACAGTTAGGAACAAACATCGAAGAAGAAGGATTGATAAGCCGGTCACAACCGGTGAAAAAAAGGTCAAGAAATGTGGTTGAAAAAGAGAGCACACAACAACGAGTAAGCTTGAATAGGTCCAACTTGCAGGGTATGATTAGATTGATTGGAGATACTGAATTCAGTCCCAAACATATAGCTTGCTTCAAAAGAACACCTTTTTGGTTATTAATTGAAGCAATTGTGAGCAAGAAGTTGGTAAGTAATCATTGCAGAAAGTTTGATGAAGTTGTTGTGAAGGTTATAAAGTCCTATGATGAACGTACAAAGAGTTTTCGATTGGGTGACAAGAAAGTGAAGCTTAAGGATAATCATGTGAAGTTGATTTTGGGAATATGCTGTGGAAATGAAGAGATGGTAGAAACAAACATCAGCAAAGGAGACACTGCATTAGCTAAGAGGTTGTGCATCAAAGAACCAAGGTTAACAACTACAACAATGaaggaaaagataaaagaaCTAAAGAGTAGCAACAAGCCAGAAGATATTGAAGACGTTGTCAGATTGTTCTGTCTTTTCCTTTGTTGCACATTGCTCTTTTCGACAAGTGGAACAACGGTGAATTGGTCGTTTGTTTATTACATGGAAGACCTAGCAAAGGTAAAACAATACAGTTGGGCTGGAGCTATTACGGATTATTTGATGAAGTCCATTCATAAAAATCATAAGGAGGTCAATGAATTGCATGGATGTTCTTTGCTTTTAATG TTTTGGCTTTGTGAGCAGACTAAAGTTCTACAACAAATGAATGCAAATGCAGTTCCAAGATTACTTAAATGGAACATTTCAGAGCTTCGGGATGTACTTAGGGATTTTGATCAATTGAACCAACTTCCGGCTGATCAA GTAAGTGATACCAAGTTACAAGAAACAGATAAAGAACAAAAGATCTTCAGCGATCTTGGAAGTGAACAAGAATGTGGAGAAATAGAACCTCTTGAACTGGAGGTTGAAAAAGTAAGAATGAGTGTTAATGGTGAATCTCCTCAACAAGCTAAAGGTTCTACAGAAGCAAGGGTTGAAAAAGGGGCAGATGAAGGAAATGGACAAGGGTTAGatgattttaacactccctCCAACCCGTCATTGGAAGTTGATTCACCAAGGTACAAGTCCACTATGGTGCATGACAGCATTGGCCTTGAATCATGA